The following coding sequences lie in one Euhalothece natronophila Z-M001 genomic window:
- a CDS encoding Rqc2 family fibronectin-binding protein yields the protein MQPVDLTTLRAICAELRAGWLPARLEQVYQRDRATIALALRTLKGRDWLTLSWHPQAARVCIEDPPPRTPDTFTFSDQLRHQLQGLALIAMPLISPWERVIDFQFAARPDDPPLWHLYGEIMGKYSNIILTNANQEIITAAHQVSPEKSSLRPVQTGQLYEPPPALTGDIPSREESQASWQERVSLIPDQLKRQLLKTYRGLGPNLVTAMIERAGLDPQQTTDSLTPNNWTTLFQVWQEWLEILETENFQPGWTENAFTVLGWGMIKPVASTQTLLKEYYQEQLNQQAFKQLSHQLLQKVSNLIKKQQQKKETFQQRLQQSDQAEIYRQQGDLLMAYSYQWEPGLSSMQLPDFETGELITIPLNPEKNAIQNAQSYYKQHQKLKRARQAVEPLLTATDKEINYLQQVEASLKQLTDYQHWGDLQTLKEIQEELIEQGYILRQRERTLNEQAQPINYYTPSGYEVLVGRNNRQNDNLTFRVATDYDLWFHSQEIPGSHVLLRLPAGAIPEEKDLQCAANIAAYYSRARESQQVPIIYTKPKYVYKPKGAKPGMALYDHETVIWGKPQELNSIN from the coding sequence ATGCAGCCTGTTGATTTAACCACCCTTAGAGCCATTTGCGCTGAACTACGCGCAGGTTGGCTTCCCGCTCGTCTCGAACAAGTTTATCAGCGCGATCGCGCTACTATTGCCTTAGCCTTGCGTACATTAAAAGGACGAGACTGGTTAACCCTTTCTTGGCATCCTCAAGCCGCTCGCGTGTGCATTGAAGATCCTCCTCCCCGTACTCCTGATACCTTTACCTTTAGTGATCAACTCCGTCACCAACTCCAAGGATTAGCCCTGATTGCTATGCCACTAATTTCTCCTTGGGAACGGGTGATTGACTTCCAATTTGCCGCCCGACCTGATGACCCCCCTTTATGGCATCTTTATGGGGAAATTATGGGGAAATACAGTAATATAATCCTCACCAATGCTAACCAAGAAATTATTACAGCAGCCCACCAGGTTAGCCCAGAAAAATCCAGTTTACGCCCTGTTCAAACTGGACAACTTTATGAACCACCCCCAGCACTAACAGGAGATATCCCTAGTCGGGAAGAATCCCAAGCTAGTTGGCAAGAACGAGTAAGCCTAATTCCTGATCAACTGAAACGACAACTCTTAAAAACCTATCGTGGTTTGGGGCCAAATTTAGTTACAGCAATGATTGAAAGAGCAGGGTTAGATCCTCAACAAACCACTGACTCTCTTACTCCTAACAATTGGACAACCCTATTTCAAGTGTGGCAAGAATGGCTAGAAATTCTAGAAACTGAAAACTTCCAACCAGGCTGGACAGAAAACGCCTTTACCGTCCTAGGTTGGGGGATGATTAAACCCGTAGCATCAACCCAAACCCTATTAAAGGAATATTATCAAGAGCAACTGAATCAACAGGCATTTAAACAACTTTCTCACCAGCTTTTACAAAAAGTTAGTAATTTAATCAAAAAACAACAGCAAAAAAAAGAAACTTTCCAACAACGTCTTCAACAGTCAGATCAGGCAGAAATTTATCGTCAGCAGGGGGACTTATTAATGGCTTACTCTTACCAATGGGAACCTGGACTATCTTCAATGCAGTTACCTGATTTTGAAACAGGGGAGTTAATTACTATTCCTCTTAACCCTGAAAAAAATGCCATTCAAAACGCTCAAAGTTACTATAAACAGCATCAAAAACTAAAACGTGCTCGTCAGGCAGTTGAACCGTTATTAACTGCAACAGATAAAGAAATTAATTATCTTCAACAGGTAGAAGCCAGTCTCAAACAGTTAACAGATTATCAGCATTGGGGCGATCTACAAACCTTAAAAGAAATTCAAGAAGAACTCATTGAACAGGGTTACATTCTCCGCCAACGAGAACGAACTCTCAATGAACAAGCCCAGCCGATTAATTACTATACTCCTAGTGGTTATGAGGTGCTAGTAGGACGCAATAACCGCCAAAATGATAACTTAACTTTTCGAGTTGCCACGGATTATGATCTCTGGTTTCACTCTCAAGAGATTCCAGGTAGTCATGTATTATTAAGACTTCCTGCAGGGGCGATTCCAGAAGAAAAAGATTTACAGTGTGCTGCCAATATTGCTGCTTATTATAGTCGCGCTCGAGAAAGTCAACAAGTTCCAATTATTTATACCAAACCGAAGTATGTTTATAAACCAAAAGGAGCAAAACCTGGAATGGCCTTGTACGATCACGAAACTGTGATTTGGGGGAAGCCCCAAGAATTAAATTCCATTAATTAA